A single window of Pseudomonas lijiangensis DNA harbors:
- a CDS encoding molybdopterin-synthase adenylyltransferase MoeB: MLTDQELLRYSRQILLQHVDIDGQIRLKSSRALIVGLGGLGSPVALYLAAAGVGELHLADFDSVDLTNLQRQVIHDSQSIGQAKVDSAMARLTAINPEVTLVAHRAALDSDSLSTAVQGVDLVLDCSDNFATREAVNAACVAAGKPLVSGAAIRLEGQLSVFDPRRAESPCYHCLYGHGSEAELTCSEAGVIGPLVGLVGSLQALEALKLLAGFGEPLVGRLLLIDALSTRFRELKVKRDPACGVCGAAQ, encoded by the coding sequence GTGCTGACCGATCAGGAACTGCTGCGTTACAGTCGGCAGATCCTGCTGCAACACGTCGATATCGACGGGCAGATACGGCTCAAGAGCAGCCGTGCCCTGATCGTCGGCCTGGGCGGCCTGGGTTCTCCGGTGGCGCTCTATCTTGCTGCTGCCGGCGTGGGTGAGTTGCATCTGGCCGATTTCGACAGCGTTGACCTGACCAATCTGCAGCGTCAGGTCATTCATGATAGCCAGAGCATCGGGCAGGCCAAGGTGGATTCCGCCATGGCCCGTCTGACGGCCATCAATCCCGAAGTGACACTGGTCGCCCATCGCGCTGCACTGGATTCCGACTCCCTGAGTACTGCCGTGCAAGGCGTTGATCTGGTGCTCGATTGCTCGGACAACTTCGCGACCCGCGAGGCTGTGAATGCGGCTTGCGTCGCTGCCGGCAAGCCTCTGGTCAGCGGCGCGGCGATCCGCCTTGAAGGTCAGTTGTCGGTGTTCGACCCGCGCCGTGCCGAGAGTCCTTGCTATCACTGCCTGTACGGTCACGGCAGTGAGGCCGAACTGACGTGCAGTGAAGCTGGCGTCATCGGGCCTCTAGTGGGGCTGGTGGGCAGCCTGCAGGCCCTGGAAGCCCTGAAGCTGCTGGCGGGTTTTGGCGAGCCGCTGGTAGGACGTCTGTTGCTGATCGATGCCTTGAGCACCCGTTTCCGGGAACTGAAGGTCAAGCGCGATCCGGCGTGCGGTGTATGCGGTGCTGCTCAATGA
- a CDS encoding DUF1365 domain-containing protein encodes MNSALYSGWITHRRFAPRAHEFNYRIGLLYLDLDEQDAVLNLSPLAGDKRFSPFSFREHDYLPELTGRGVPLIEAVRERVGIALGHMPLGRVCLLTQARSWGLSFNPVSFFYCHEVDGSLAAILCEVTNTPWGERYHYVLPATGEGHQHFAVAKAFHVSPFLPRDLEYRMSFSQPAERIGVHMADWQGELKVFDATLNLNRQPLSRQTLHRYLLAYPWMTAKTCLAIYWQAVRLLLKRIPIFNHQTADGEYRTGTPQPKDRHNEKHQ; translated from the coding sequence GTGAACAGCGCCCTTTACAGCGGCTGGATCACCCATCGGCGCTTTGCGCCAAGGGCCCACGAATTCAACTATCGAATCGGCCTGCTCTATCTGGATCTGGACGAGCAGGACGCCGTGCTCAACTTGTCACCGCTGGCCGGGGACAAGCGCTTTTCGCCGTTTTCATTCCGGGAGCATGACTATCTGCCGGAACTGACCGGGCGCGGCGTGCCGCTGATCGAAGCGGTACGCGAGCGGGTCGGGATAGCGCTGGGTCATATGCCGCTGGGTCGGGTCTGCCTGCTGACCCAGGCCCGCAGTTGGGGTTTGTCGTTCAACCCGGTGAGTTTTTTCTACTGCCATGAAGTCGACGGATCACTGGCCGCCATCCTGTGTGAAGTCACCAATACACCCTGGGGCGAGCGGTATCACTACGTCCTGCCCGCCACTGGCGAAGGCCATCAGCACTTCGCCGTGGCCAAGGCATTTCATGTGTCTCCGTTTCTGCCACGCGACCTGGAATACCGCATGAGCTTCAGCCAGCCCGCCGAAAGAATCGGCGTGCACATGGCTGACTGGCAAGGTGAGCTGAAGGTGTTCGACGCCACACTCAACCTCAATCGCCAGCCTCTCAGCCGCCAGACGCTGCATCGCTATCTGCTTGCCTATCCCTGGATGACCGCCAAAACCTGTCTTGCGATCTATTGGCAGGCCGTACGCCTGCTTCTCAAGCGCATCCCGATTTTCAATCATCAGACTGCTGACGGTGAATACCGTACTGGCACCCCGCAACCCAAGGATCGACATAATGAAAAACATCAGTAG
- the prfA gene encoding peptide chain release factor 1, with product MKASLLNKLDVLSDRFEELTALLGDAEVISDQTRFRAYSREYAEVEPVIETYRQRIKVLADLDGAQALLKDNDPDMREMAVEEVREAKQQLLELEAQLQRMLLPKDPNDGRNVFLEIRAGTGGDEAAIFSGDLFRMYSRYAERRGWRVEILSENEGEHGGYKEVIARVEGENVYGKLKFESGAHRVQRVPETESQGRIHTSACTVAVLPEPDEQQAIEINPADLRIDTYRSSGAGGQHVNKTDSAIRITHLPSGIVVECQEERSQHKNRARAMSWLSAKLNDQQTSAAANAIASERKLLVGSGDRSERIRTYNFPQGRVTDHRVNLTLYSLDEVLAGGVDAVIEPLLAEYQADQLAALGE from the coding sequence ATGAAAGCTTCACTGCTCAATAAGCTGGATGTGCTCAGCGACCGTTTTGAAGAATTGACCGCGCTGCTTGGCGATGCGGAAGTTATCAGCGACCAGACCAGATTTCGTGCCTATTCCCGTGAATACGCCGAGGTAGAGCCGGTTATCGAGACTTACAGGCAGCGCATCAAGGTGCTGGCCGATCTGGACGGTGCCCAGGCGCTGCTCAAGGACAACGATCCGGACATGCGGGAAATGGCCGTCGAGGAAGTCCGTGAAGCCAAGCAGCAGTTGCTGGAGCTGGAGGCGCAGTTGCAACGCATGCTGCTGCCCAAGGACCCCAACGACGGGCGCAACGTGTTCCTGGAAATCCGTGCCGGTACGGGCGGTGACGAGGCGGCTATCTTCTCCGGCGACCTGTTCCGCATGTACTCGCGCTATGCCGAGCGTCGTGGCTGGCGCGTGGAAATCCTTTCGGAAAACGAAGGCGAGCATGGCGGCTATAAAGAAGTCATTGCCCGTGTCGAAGGCGAAAACGTCTACGGCAAGCTGAAGTTCGAGTCCGGCGCCCACCGCGTACAGCGTGTGCCCGAAACCGAGTCGCAAGGTCGTATCCATACCTCGGCCTGTACCGTGGCGGTGTTGCCCGAGCCTGACGAGCAGCAGGCGATCGAAATCAACCCGGCAGACCTGCGTATCGACACCTATCGTTCTTCCGGTGCCGGTGGGCAGCACGTCAACAAGACCGACTCGGCCATTCGCATTACCCACTTGCCATCGGGTATTGTCGTGGAGTGTCAGGAAGAACGTTCGCAACACAAGAACAGAGCCCGGGCAATGTCCTGGTTGTCTGCCAAACTGAATGATCAGCAGACCAGTGCCGCTGCCAATGCCATCGCCAGCGAGCGCAAGCTGCTGGTGGGGTCCGGTGATCGTTCGGAGCGTATTCGCACCTATAACTTCCCTCAAGGGCGAGTGACGGATCACCGCGTCAATCTGACGTTGTATTCACTGGACGAAGTTCTGGCCGGTGGCGTCGATGCAGTGATAGAGCCGCTACTCGCTGAATATCAGGCTGATCAACTTGCGGCACTGGGTGAGTAA
- a CDS encoding YkgJ family cysteine cluster protein gives MKAPLITLTQIPSEPKVTCSTCAACCCQLEVMLITDTGVPARYIDTDEWGGEVMLRLDDGWCAALDRNTMMCTIYEKRPLICREFEEGSEECLNERLGIATAYL, from the coding sequence CTGAAAGCCCCGCTCATTACCCTGACCCAGATTCCAAGCGAACCGAAAGTCACCTGCTCGACCTGCGCAGCCTGCTGTTGCCAACTGGAAGTGATGCTCATCACAGACACAGGCGTGCCCGCGCGTTATATCGATACCGATGAATGGGGCGGCGAAGTCATGCTGCGCCTGGATGACGGCTGGTGCGCGGCGCTGGATCGCAACACCATGATGTGCACCATCTACGAAAAACGCCCGCTGATCTGCCGCGAATTCGAAGAGGGTTCTGAAGAGTGCCTGAATGAACGGCTGGGGATTGCTACGGCTTATCTTTGA
- a CDS encoding SDR family NAD(P)-dependent oxidoreductase, with product MNTSYARRIWLTGASSGIGLALAKELLDAKHQLALTARTEAPLQDLSNRYPGQVMVLIGDITDGEQVKNMGDRIQQEWGALDSAILNAGTCEYLDAQHFDAALVERVIRTNLLATSFCIQEALPLLRKGIKPHLAGVASAVTYLPLPRAEAYGASKAGMRYLLESLRLDLACEDIDVTVISPGFVETPLTAKNDFPMPMRWPVEKAASYIAKKMELPRRPLEISFPGPFILSLRLLALLPARARFAIGKRMARTPTSNKDVQ from the coding sequence ATGAACACGTCATATGCACGTCGTATCTGGTTGACTGGTGCCAGCAGCGGTATTGGCCTCGCCCTGGCAAAAGAGTTGCTCGACGCGAAGCACCAACTGGCGCTGACTGCCAGAACCGAAGCGCCCTTGCAGGATTTGTCGAACCGTTATCCGGGTCAGGTGATGGTGCTCATCGGCGATATCACCGATGGAGAGCAAGTCAAGAACATGGGCGATCGTATCCAGCAGGAATGGGGGGCTCTGGACAGCGCCATCCTCAATGCCGGGACCTGCGAGTACCTTGACGCCCAACATTTCGACGCCGCGCTGGTTGAACGGGTGATTCGTACCAACCTTCTGGCCACCAGCTTCTGTATTCAGGAAGCACTGCCTTTGTTGCGCAAAGGAATAAAACCCCATCTGGCTGGCGTGGCCAGTGCGGTGACTTATCTGCCACTGCCACGGGCCGAAGCCTATGGCGCCTCGAAAGCCGGCATGCGTTACCTGCTGGAATCGCTGCGCCTGGACCTGGCCTGTGAAGATATCGACGTCACCGTGATCAGCCCGGGCTTCGTCGAGACGCCACTGACCGCAAAAAACGATTTCCCGATGCCCATGCGCTGGCCGGTGGAAAAGGCAGCCAGCTACATTGCCAAAAAAATGGAGCTGCCCCGGCGCCCGCTGGAGATATCGTTCCCCGGCCCGTTCATTCTCAGCCTGCGCCTGCTGGCCCTGCTGCCAGCCCGTGCAAGGTTCGCCATTGGCAAACGCATGGCTCGCACCCCTACCTCGAATAAGGACGTTCAATGA
- a CDS encoding acyloxyacyl hydrolase → MKRLLCAAVFSAALAGQSSMVLADGVEFSVGHTSQSTMTYRLGVQFDWDKSWLKSDVGRLTGYWDGAYTYWDGDKRSSNNSLSFSPVFVYEFAGQSVKPYIEAGIGVSVFSNTQVEDNKLGSAFNFEDRIGFGLRFAGGHEIGIRATHYSNAGIKQPNDGIESYALHYKMPF, encoded by the coding sequence ATGAAGCGACTTTTATGTGCGGCCGTGTTTTCGGCTGCTCTCGCAGGGCAAAGCTCGATGGTACTGGCTGATGGGGTCGAGTTTTCGGTAGGCCACACCAGCCAGTCGACCATGACCTATCGTCTGGGCGTACAGTTTGATTGGGACAAAAGCTGGCTGAAAAGCGATGTCGGCCGTCTGACCGGCTACTGGGACGGTGCCTACACCTACTGGGATGGCGATAAACGCTCCAGCAACAACAGCCTGTCGTTCTCGCCAGTGTTTGTTTATGAGTTCGCAGGCCAGAGCGTGAAGCCTTACATCGAGGCGGGTATCGGGGTTTCGGTGTTCTCCAACACCCAGGTCGAAGACAACAAGCTGGGCTCGGCCTTCAACTTTGAAGACCGTATCGGTTTTGGTCTGCGCTTCGCAGGCGGTCATGAAATCGGCATTCGTGCCACTCACTATTCCAACGCTGGCATCAAGCAGCCGAACGACGGGATAGAAAGCTACGCCCTGCATTACAAGATGCCGTTCTGA
- the prmC gene encoding peptide chain release factor N(5)-glutamine methyltransferase, translated as MTIIASLLRSAELPDSPTARLDAELLLAAALGKPRSFLHTWPERIVSTEAALTFASYLQRRRTGEPVAYILGQQGFWKLDLEVAPHTLIPRPETEMLVEAALELIPAFAPAQVLDLGTGSGAIALALANERHLWKVTAVDRVLEAVALAERNRQRLQLDNAVVLNSHWFSALEQNRQFDLIISNPPYIADADPHLEAGDVRFEPSSALVAGADGLDDLRAIVQQAPAYLRSGGWLLLEHGYDQGTEVRNLLTANGFDRVQTRRDLGEHERITFGCLLC; from the coding sequence ATGACCATCATCGCCAGCTTGTTAAGAAGCGCTGAACTTCCCGACTCACCAACTGCGCGCCTGGACGCCGAGTTGCTGCTGGCCGCTGCCCTGGGCAAGCCGCGCAGCTTCCTGCATACCTGGCCCGAGCGCATTGTCAGCACCGAAGCGGCGCTGACGTTCGCCAGTTACCTGCAACGCAGGCGCACCGGTGAGCCCGTGGCTTATATTCTGGGTCAGCAGGGTTTCTGGAAGCTCGATCTGGAAGTCGCGCCGCACACACTGATTCCACGTCCCGAAACCGAAATGCTGGTCGAGGCGGCGCTGGAACTGATACCGGCGTTTGCGCCGGCTCAGGTTCTGGATCTGGGCACCGGCAGCGGGGCGATTGCCCTGGCACTGGCCAACGAGCGTCATCTGTGGAAGGTGACGGCCGTGGATCGGGTGCTGGAAGCCGTGGCCCTGGCCGAACGCAACCGCCAGCGTCTGCAACTGGACAACGCCGTGGTGCTCAACAGCCATTGGTTCAGTGCGCTGGAGCAGAACCGGCAGTTCGACCTGATCATCAGCAACCCGCCTTACATCGCCGATGCCGACCCGCATCTGGAGGCCGGTGATGTCCGTTTCGAGCCGAGCAGCGCACTGGTTGCGGGTGCCGATGGCCTGGACGACCTGCGAGCTATTGTCCAGCAGGCTCCAGCCTATCTGCGCAGTGGCGGCTGGTTGTTGCTCGAACATGGCTATGACCAGGGCACCGAAGTGCGCAACCTGCTGACTGCCAATGGTTTCGACCGGGTGCAGACCCGACGTGATCTGGGCGAGCACGAGCGCATCACCTTTGGATGCCTGCTGTGCTGA
- a CDS encoding DUF2878 domain-containing protein, whose amino-acid sequence MLKTVANAVLFQIGWFTCVLGGNSYWLLIAAGVLVIHLLWTSSWAREGRLLLAVTVLGTLLDSVLMNLGVFDFGTSGPLIPAWLVLLWAVLATTLNHCLAWTAKPWWRASLLGAIGGPMSYYAGSQLAQAQFPMGLWPSLLILGAVWAVVFPLLQGLAAHPLINRHTGAHH is encoded by the coding sequence ATGCTTAAAACCGTCGCCAATGCAGTGCTGTTCCAGATCGGCTGGTTCACCTGTGTGCTGGGCGGCAACAGTTACTGGCTGCTGATTGCAGCCGGTGTACTGGTCATACACCTGTTGTGGACAAGTTCCTGGGCGCGTGAGGGCAGATTGCTGCTGGCCGTCACAGTTCTGGGGACTCTGCTGGACAGTGTCCTGATGAATCTCGGGGTATTCGATTTCGGCACCAGTGGCCCACTGATTCCTGCATGGCTGGTACTACTCTGGGCGGTGCTGGCAACCACGCTCAATCATTGTCTGGCCTGGACTGCCAAACCCTGGTGGCGTGCCAGCCTGCTTGGCGCGATTGGCGGTCCGATGTCTTACTATGCCGGCTCACAACTGGCGCAGGCCCAGTTTCCAATGGGGTTATGGCCAAGCCTGCTGATACTGGGCGCGGTCTGGGCCGTCGTCTTTCCTTTGCTTCAGGGGCTGGCTGCTCATCCACTCATCAACCGACACACCGGAGCCCACCACTGA
- a CDS encoding SAM-dependent methyltransferase, whose protein sequence is MKNISSSGFSANLGTHNLTTNFLRRGVLRQLAKLRNGQLVVNDGSERHVFGKAGALIQAEIHIRDSAIWGLVASGGSIGAGEAFIHGYWTTPDLTAVVRVFVSNLDVLDAMEGGIARLTRPMVQGLHWLNRNTRKGSQKNISAHYDLGNKLFEQFLDPTMMYSAAQFLNENDSLEQAQLNKLERICQKLALKPEDHLLEIGTGWGSMAIYAAQHYGCRVTTTTLSKEQFAYTEQRLAQLGLQDRVTLLLKDYRDLTGQYDKLVSIEMIEAVGHRFLPTYFKQCSHLLKSNGLMLLQAITIREQRYEQARKNVDFIQRYIFPGGALPSVHKMLEIVGGDTDMNLLHMEDFGLHYARTLHLWHENFKQAHSALLDLGYDEYFLRLWEFYLCYCEGGFLERTIGTAQLLLAKPEALRAPVLGLFDA, encoded by the coding sequence ATGAAAAACATCAGTAGTAGTGGTTTTTCTGCCAATCTGGGTACCCATAATCTGACCACCAACTTCCTGCGCCGTGGCGTATTGCGCCAGCTCGCAAAACTGCGCAACGGCCAGCTGGTAGTCAATGACGGCTCGGAACGCCATGTATTCGGCAAGGCCGGAGCGCTGATTCAGGCAGAAATCCATATCCGCGATTCCGCGATCTGGGGGCTGGTTGCCAGCGGCGGTTCCATCGGCGCAGGCGAAGCCTTTATTCATGGCTACTGGACCACGCCGGATCTGACGGCAGTGGTGCGGGTGTTCGTCAGCAACCTCGATGTGCTCGATGCCATGGAAGGCGGCATTGCACGCCTGACACGCCCCATGGTCCAGGGCCTGCACTGGCTCAACCGCAATACCCGTAAAGGCTCGCAGAAAAACATCTCGGCCCATTACGACCTGGGCAATAAATTGTTCGAGCAGTTTCTCGACCCGACGATGATGTATTCCGCCGCTCAATTCCTGAACGAGAACGACAGCCTCGAACAAGCCCAGTTGAACAAGCTGGAGCGCATCTGCCAGAAACTGGCCCTCAAACCCGAGGATCATCTGCTGGAAATCGGTACAGGCTGGGGCAGCATGGCGATTTATGCCGCGCAGCATTACGGTTGCCGGGTTACCACTACCACGCTGTCAAAAGAGCAGTTCGCCTACACCGAACAGCGGCTGGCGCAACTGGGCCTGCAGGACCGCGTGACCCTGCTGCTCAAGGATTATCGCGACCTCACCGGCCAGTACGACAAGCTGGTGTCCATCGAAATGATCGAAGCAGTGGGCCACAGGTTTCTGCCGACCTACTTCAAGCAGTGCTCGCACCTGCTCAAGAGCAACGGGCTGATGCTCTTGCAGGCCATCACCATTCGCGAGCAGCGTTATGAGCAGGCCAGGAAGAACGTGGACTTCATCCAGCGCTATATCTTCCCGGGTGGTGCCTTGCCATCGGTCCACAAGATGCTGGAAATCGTCGGCGGCGACACCGACATGAACCTGCTGCACATGGAAGACTTCGGCCTGCATTACGCCCGCACCCTGCACCTGTGGCACGAAAACTTCAAACAGGCACACAGCGCCTTGCTGGACCTGGGCTACGACGAATACTTCCTGCGTCTGTGGGAGTTCTATCTGTGCTATTGCGAAGGTGGTTTTCTGGAGCGAACCATCGGCACCGCGCAGTTGCTGCTGGCCAAACCCGAGGCATTGCGTGCTCCGGTACTGGGGCTCTTCGATGCTTAA
- a CDS encoding NAD(P)/FAD-dependent oxidoreductase, which yields MKIAIIGSGISGLTSAYVLNRSHEITVFEASDWIGGHTHTVDVQVAGRAYAIDTGFIVFNDWTYPNFIKLLGQLGVSFKPAEMSFSVHDPRSGVEYNGNNLNSLFAQRSNLLSPKFWGMLSDILRFNRQSVADLENQRIAADTTLGEYLKNGRYGQRFIDHYIVPMGAAIWSMSLADMLGFPLQFFVRFFKNHGLLSVTHRPQWCVIEGGSRSYIEPLTASFKDRIRLSCPVHRVERDSEGVTLHSAAGSERFDKVIFACHSDQALQLLAQPSQTEQDILGALRYAENDVVLHTDTKLLPKRTLAWASWNYRLGGGEQQLAAVTYDMNILQGIQSDTTFCVSLNQTDAIDPAKILGRYRYAHPQYSLDAIAAQARWQEINGVENTLYCGAYWANGFHEDGVVSGLRVAEALGESL from the coding sequence ATGAAGATCGCCATCATCGGCAGCGGCATCTCGGGCCTGACCAGCGCCTACGTGCTCAACCGCTCCCATGAGATCACCGTGTTCGAGGCATCCGACTGGATCGGCGGCCACACGCATACCGTGGATGTGCAAGTCGCGGGACGTGCCTACGCCATCGATACCGGCTTTATCGTCTTCAATGACTGGACCTACCCCAACTTCATCAAGTTGCTCGGCCAGTTGGGCGTGTCATTCAAACCGGCCGAAATGAGTTTTTCGGTGCATGACCCGCGCAGTGGCGTCGAATACAACGGCAACAACCTCAACAGTCTGTTCGCCCAGCGCAGCAACCTGCTGTCGCCAAAGTTCTGGGGCATGCTGAGCGATATCCTGCGCTTTAATCGCCAGTCAGTGGCCGACCTGGAAAACCAGCGCATCGCGGCAGACACGACCTTGGGCGAGTATCTGAAAAACGGTCGTTATGGCCAGCGCTTCATCGATCATTACATCGTGCCCATGGGCGCAGCCATCTGGTCGATGTCACTGGCAGACATGCTGGGTTTCCCCCTGCAATTCTTCGTGCGCTTCTTCAAGAACCACGGGCTGCTTTCTGTCACTCACCGCCCACAGTGGTGCGTGATCGAGGGCGGTTCCAGAAGTTATATCGAGCCGCTGACCGCATCGTTCAAAGACCGTATTCGCCTGTCCTGCCCCGTGCATCGGGTCGAACGCGACAGCGAAGGCGTCACACTGCACAGCGCGGCGGGCAGCGAACGCTTCGACAAGGTGATCTTCGCCTGTCACAGCGATCAGGCCTTGCAACTGCTGGCCCAGCCTTCGCAGACCGAACAGGACATCCTCGGCGCCCTGCGTTATGCCGAGAATGATGTGGTCCTGCACACCGACACCAAACTGCTGCCCAAGCGCACGCTGGCCTGGGCCAGCTGGAACTACCGTCTTGGCGGTGGCGAACAGCAACTGGCGGCGGTCACTTACGACATGAACATTCTGCAAGGCATCCAGAGCGATACCACGTTCTGCGTCAGCCTGAACCAGACCGACGCCATCGACCCGGCGAAGATTCTCGGCCGCTATCGCTACGCTCACCCGCAATACAGCCTGGATGCCATTGCGGCCCAGGCGCGCTGGCAGGAAATCAACGGCGTCGAAAACACCTTGTACTGCGGCGCCTACTGGGCCAACGGTTTCCACGAAGACGGTGTCGTCAGCGGCCTGCGCGTGGCCGAAGCCTTGGGTGAGTCGCTGTGA
- the murI gene encoding glutamate racemase, with the protein MTGTSTPFSRNAPVGVFDSGVGGLSVLTEIRQLLPNESLLYVADGGNIPYGEKPPEFIIERCLTIAGFFREQGAKALVLACNTATVAGVAHIRQRYPGWPVVGMEPAVKPAAAATRSGVVGVLATTGTLQSAKFAALLDRFASDVRVITQPCPGLVELIETGDLLSPTIRQLLWRYVEPLLLEGCDTIILGCTHYPFIKPLLRQMIPDSISLIDTGAAVARQLQRLLAQSDLLSTGPVCETSYWTSGNPNDFKKILPALWQSAGSVRSLGL; encoded by the coding sequence ATGACCGGCACTTCCACGCCTTTTAGCCGTAATGCGCCAGTAGGGGTTTTCGACTCAGGTGTCGGCGGGCTTTCGGTACTCACCGAAATCCGTCAGTTGCTGCCCAACGAATCCCTGCTGTATGTCGCCGACGGCGGGAATATTCCCTACGGCGAAAAGCCCCCTGAATTCATCATCGAGCGTTGTCTCACGATTGCCGGTTTCTTCCGGGAGCAGGGCGCCAAGGCGCTGGTGCTGGCCTGCAATACGGCGACGGTGGCAGGTGTTGCGCACATACGCCAGCGCTACCCCGGCTGGCCTGTTGTCGGTATGGAACCAGCGGTCAAGCCGGCCGCTGCCGCGACTCGCAGCGGAGTGGTGGGGGTTCTGGCCACAACCGGCACCCTGCAAAGCGCCAAGTTCGCGGCTTTGCTCGACCGCTTTGCCAGCGATGTGCGGGTGATCACCCAGCCTTGTCCTGGGTTGGTGGAACTGATCGAAACCGGTGATCTGCTCAGCCCGACCATTCGCCAGTTGCTCTGGCGCTATGTCGAGCCTCTGCTGCTTGAAGGCTGCGACACCATCATTCTGGGTTGCACACACTATCCGTTTATCAAGCCACTGCTGCGTCAGATGATTCCTGATTCCATCAGCCTGATCGACACGGGCGCGGCCGTCGCCCGTCAACTCCAGCGTTTGCTGGCCCAATCCGATCTGTTGTCCACCGGTCCTGTGTGCGAAACATCCTACTGGACGAGTGGCAATCCAAATGATTTCAAAAAAATTCTGCCTGCCCTATGGCAAAGCGCTGGCAGTGTGCGAAGCTTAGGTTTGTAA